AAATGTTTCTTTGCTGTCAAAATAATCATCTAGTTCTAAAAGTGCGTCAGATATCATGCCTGGATTGGAAACGCGAGCTAAATCAGGCGCATCCCCGCCAGAAACACGCGTACGAATTCTGTCGTTTACATCGCTATATGGCGTGTCTATGATATTAAATTCAACATTCGGATGCTCTTTTTTATATTCTTCCGTGATTTCTTTAAAGACCTCCCCCTCATCGCCATCACTGAACCAAATCACATCTAAAGTGACTTTAGCTTCACCAGTTTCTTCAACGTTTCCATCCCCCGAATCTGTATTTCCATCACTGCAAGCACTCAACACTAAGGCGACCAATAATAACGCACCAAACCACTTATTTCTCAATTTCAATGTAAGACCTCCTTGTTTTTGTAGACGCTTTCATATTTGTGATTAATACGAATTAATTCAATTGTAAGTATTCGGGAGAAATACGTCTTATTAATTAAAGAATTTCACTCTCAAAATCGGAACAATTTAATATACATTTTTTTACACAAAAATACTTTTTGGAACGCTCTATTTTTTATTTTAAAATTCATTATCCATTAAACAATATATATCACAAAAGACTGAATATTATTTTTATTTGAATATAACCATTATCTATGTCTAAACCATTTCACTGAAATATTTATTCGGTTCAGCCTTTCAGTTACTTGGTCGATGTTTAGAAATATTTTTTAATGATCGCCCTCCTAGTTGCTTGATAATCTTCATGGGCGTTCATCTACGCGCCCTTGATACGTTTTCCGATACATTTTAGGAGGGACACCGGTCTGTTTTTTGAAGAGGCGATAATAAGTAGCAAGAGATTCAAAGCCTACTTCAAAACAAATAGAGACAATATCTTTGTCGGTTTCCAGAAGGAGCTTTTTTACAACGCCTAGACGAACATCCGTCAAGTATTGCATCGGTGTGCACCCGTAATGTTCTTTGTAGATACTTTGAATATACCGTTTGCTCACCCCGAGTTTCGAAGCAATATCTTCCGCACTTTTAATATCAAAGTAGTGCGTTTCAATATATTGCTTAATCCGTTCGACGCGCAATGTGTTTGTATCGGCGTACTTCACCTCTTGTTGCGAACGAGCAATGATAAAAAGCAGCTCCGTCATATATACTTTTAAGGCGATTTCCCATAAATCGTTGGCATTTGATTGCTCATACAACATTTTTCTCAGCAATTGGCGCAATTCACTGCCTTCAAACATACTCACCTGTTGCACAACGCCCTTCTGAAACACTTTGGCAATAAGTCGTTGCTGCACATCCTCGCTATAGTCGCGAACGTCAAACTCCAACACGAGAATCGTCGTTTTTGACTTGGAGGAAATAGAATGCTCCGTAAAGGGTGGGATAATGATAAAACTATCTGGAGTAATGGGATATTCTTCATAGTCAAGCGTACAGACCCCTTCACCCTCCAGATTGTATAGCAGCTGGTGTGACGAGTGATGATGAGATTTCACAACATCCTTTTCGTTGTGTTTGCTTTCATATATTGCAATGACGGCGGTCCCTTTTGGTTTCATAGAATCCTACATCTCCCTTCCTTCACTTTTTGACTTAAGCAAAGTTCCCCTCTTACTTCTCATAATGCTTTTCTTAAAGATAGACGATTCGATTGCTAAGCATATGCTTTTCCGTTTCAACCTTCATTTTATCATGACGAGGAACGCGCTTTTTGCTAAATGTCTACACTCTTGCCAAATTAAACCAAGTTATTAAGTCAGATTTAATGGTATGATATTTATAGACATTTAGACCTAAAACTGAGGTGTATTTCTTCATGGAGAAACCAAAACTAATTTATATCCTTTTTGTCTTATTAATGCTTTCCACCACTTCACTCATTTTGATGAATCAAGATCTATTACAGATGCATTATCTATACCTAGTTTTAGGGACCGGCTTTCTGTTTCTTTTACTTTCAAGAAACTTAGGCTTTCTTCTGCTCATTACGGAAATTTTACTCGCCGGCTATTTTATAACCTACGACGCATATTACTATAAGCTTACATCAATTGAACAAATTCCGGTCGTTCTTGAGCATGTGATCTTTGCCGTGACGATAACGCTGCTTTGGGTCGTTCTATACATTATTAAAAAAGATAGACAGACTTTTATAGAAATGAAAGACAAACTACAACAATTACAGCGCTTCGAACCGCAAACGAATGTATTTACTCAAACAGAATTTAAAGAAAAAGCAACGGTGATCTGGACAGGCATGAAACGGAGAAACGAACAAGGTTTTATCATGCTGTTTTCTTTAATGATTCGTCAAAACATACGAGAAGTGCACTCTTCAGCACGGTTGGCGATACGCTGCTTCGTTCTGTTCGTAGCAACTTTGATTTGGTCGGAAAATACGATGATCACACATATATCGTTCTACTGCAAAACACAAATGAAGCAGGGAAATCGATTGTTCTCGAGCGCTTCGACAATTTGCTCGGACAAAAAGTTAGCCTCAAAGAGAAGCCATACAACGTAAAGGCACATACGTTAAATGATAACCTCTTAGAAAAGATTTGGGACCGAGGTGGCGCTATATGACCAATCTCCTCATTGTCATTATGATTTTCTTTTGGCTCATGCTTATTTTTTACTCTTTCCTGACCATCGCAGGTGTCATGGAGCGCAGTCGTCATAAGAGACAGCCGTTATCGAGCTACCCAGCAGTAGATATTTTGATTCCTGCGCACAATGAAGGCAAAGTGATTCACAAAACATTAGAAGCCATGTCTCGTATTCATTACCCTGGAGAATGTCATGTGTATTTGTTAAACGACAATTCCGAGGATGAGACGCCACAAATCGCTGACGAGTTTGATCGCCTTTTCACCAATATTCACCATATTCGTGTACCAAAGGGTGAACCAAAGGGAAAATCTCGCGTTCTGAATCACGGACTGTCCATTTCAAAAAGTCCATACTTTATCGTCTATGACGCTGACAATCAGCCTGAGCCGGATGCAGTCACATGGCTCGTTGAAAAAGCAGAAACGACGAAAGACGCTGCTGGTGCCGTCGGCTATGTGAAGACCATTAATATAGAAAAAAACTGGCTCACCCGTATGATTGGCCTAGAATTTCAAGTACATCAGCTGATGATGCAAAGTGGACGATGGCTCTTATTTAAAATTGGGTCTTTAACCGGGACAAACATGCTACTGCGCCGCGAAGTGATTGATGAATTAGGCGGCTATGATCCATACGCTTTGGCAGAGGACGCTGAATTAACGATGAGAATCTACGCAAAAGGGTTGGTTCTGCCGATCGTAGCTGAGTCAAAAACGTGGGAGCAAGAGCCAGAAAAAGTAAAAACACTCGTCAAACAACGAACACGCTGGCTGCAAGGAAACCTTTATCTTTTAGAAAAAACCTTTCGCTCTAAAGCGTTTTGGAAAAATAAAACACTGCTACACACACTGCATCACCTGTCCGTCTATTTATGCTTTGTTATTCTTTTAGCGATATCACATATTTTCTTTGTCCTTGGCTTATTCGGTCTTTCTACCGAATTTATCAACAGTCCGCTCATCTTGTTTTGGTATATGAGTTATATCGTATTTACGATCCAACACGCAAGTGCCATGGTTTTGGATAGAACGGTGAATGCGCAAAACAGTTTCACCGCCATTATCATGTATTTCACTTATGCTCAAGTGTTTTTAATTCTGTTGGTACGTAGCATCATCCTTTATGTCAAGGCAAGACGGAAGGGCAAGCATGTCGAATGGGATAAAACAGTTCGCTTCTAGAAAGGGAAACAGATGAAGAAATGGAGATTCATTATGGGAGGGTTACTCACACTCTTGCTCATTTTACTAACCTTTTTATTCACTGAAGACACATCGACAGAAACCTTCGTGAATGACCATTTTATAAAAGACAACGGAGAAATAACGACTTACATGACGAGCGATGATATCCTTTCCGAAAGCATTGGACTTTACATGGAATATTTAGTTGAAACCGAACAAAAACAAGCCTTCGATGAGCAAGCAGCACTTGTTCGCACTAAGATGGACGATGGCTTTATTTACTGGCGATTTAATGCAGAGGCAAATGCCAATGCTTCTGTCGACGATTTACGAATCATGCGTGCCTTCTATGGTGCTCATGCACTCTGGCAGGAAGAAACCTATCAAACATTAGGCAATGAGATCAAGCAATTTATTTTATCTGAACAAGTGAAAAATAACTTGATCGTTGACTATTATGATATGAAGTCATTGATGACAGCAAATGAGGTTCATTTATCCTATATTGACGGTAGAGCCTTACGCAATTTCTTTCCTAATAATATTCAACAAGCACATACAGACATTTTAAAACGAGTGAGCGATGATCCTTTTTTCCTGAGGTATATCAGCTTGAGCAAAAGAAATATACGTATCAGGAAGAAGTTAATATGATTGACCAGAGCCTCATTGCTGCAAATGCGAACCGCTTAGGTATAGAAACAGAAGCATTTTATAGCTTCGTTGAAAAAGAACTGCAAAACAACGGCAAGGTTTTCGGACGCTATGACCGCAAGACGGGTGAGCCAACTGTTCCTTATGAATCATCCTCTGTCTATGCTTTATTAACGATCGCTTATTTGCACAAAGGCGAAGTCGATCAGGCCGGAAAAATCATTGAGATGATGAAAGCTTTGCGTAGTGACGAAGGCAGCTACATGATGACAAAAGATGATGCTCACTTCTTCGATAACATTTTGCCAATGCTGGCAGAAGCAAAATACGAAAAAGCGAAACGCAACGGCTAAGCCTATGACCTCATCAGACACCGATCAGCATGTCGGTGTCTTTTTATATTGGTGTAACTCAGTTCATTTTCCTCTCACTTTAACACGCTAGTTCGGTCTTGCTTTGTTTTAATCCTCCTAAAACGTTCTTCTCCTCCTCCATAAATGAAGCATGTGATTTTATGGCGGGCTCTTTGCTTATCAAATATCTTCAGTACTTATCGTTTAGTAAACCTGGACAAATGAACTAAACAGTCTGCTCGCCGTTTTGGAAGAGTTATTTACAAAGCGCCCACAGGTCGATGTTCAATTGGACCAGTCACACTGTACAGCTGAAACGAGTGTCAGGCGAGCGATCCTCTGTTTAAAAGAACGCGCACTCATCGGCAAACGCATTCTGTGTGTGGGCGACGATAACTTGGTGAATGTCACTATAGGGATGTTGCTCAAAAAATTATTTCCCAGGAAACTTTCCTTTTCGACGAGAATCGATGTTGTCGACGTCGACCAACGTTTCCTTCATTTTATTCAAGAAATTGCAGAAAAAAGAAGGATTACCCATTCATTGTATCCACCATGACTTACGGCATCCTCTTCGTAAAAGCATCAAAGGAAATTATGATGTGATATTTACGGATCCACCTTATACAGGTGAAGGATTAAATCTATTTCTTTCTCGCGGCATCTCGGCGTTAAAAAAGCAGCAAGGCTTACCGATCTTTCTGTCTTTTGCCCATAAATCACCCGAATTCATGTTGGAGATGAACCGATCGTTTGTAAAAATGGGCTTGTGCGTAACAGCGACCCTTCCCCATTTTAATACGTATATCGGTGCGCAAATGATTGCGAATCGGAGTCAAATGATGATTCTGAAAACAACCGCAGCTACACAAGTTCCTAAAGAATGGTCTCTCCCGTACAAGGAGCCGCTGTATACTGGAGAAGTCCGTCGTTCTATGAGAACTTACCGTTGCCTGCGTTGTGGAAACGACTGGCATGTCGGCTATAAAAGCTCCATGAAAACAATTGAGCAATTGAAAAAAACTGGATGCCCATCGTGCCATTTTCATTCATTTAAACACACAGGAAAAAGCGATTCATAACCAGGCTCTTCACAACAACGCTTGACGCACAGCTTTGCAAAAAAATGGCTAGCTGAATTGTCATAGCACAGGATTTAGCAATCGAGGTGATGAAGGTCATCGCCTCGATTGATTTACATCGTATTTATTCGATCTTCGGCATGCATCATTTGCACATCATTTAAATAAGCTTAGAGAATCAACGACATACTTAAACATCCCTCATATGTCACCTGAGCCCATTCCCTCTTGACAAAAGCAAGGTCAGTTCGCTAAGTTTTAACGAAGCAACATTCTGTTTATTCAGAATTTTGGTTTAGTTGTTCACTTGCTGTTACCCTCGGCCATCTGGTCTTCTTTTCCTCATCCCCTAACGAGGCAATGCCGAGCTCTTCCTCTAATTGCTCCGGTGACGCTAGAAGGTTCGTTAAAAAAATTTGGGAGGAACGTACATGAAACGAAAATGTGCACTACTTGCCACAGCGTTATTTATGACATTTCCCCACATCACAGAAGCTTCAATGCATCCAACAGGTGATGCCGTCTTTGCAGAAAATCAGCCAGTCACTCATGGATACCGAGCCATTGATATTGAACATTGGTCTCCAGAAACAGATCCAGATGCAGAGCGCTTGCGAGCTTTTGTCCCTTTACAGGAAAGAAACGAACCCTTTGCCGCCACCCAAGCCAATCCAAGCTTGAGCCCTGACACTGAATTTTTTAATTTGAATGGCGACTATGATTTTTACTTTTTAGGCGGAACACCCTACAACAATGAATTCTCAAAATACTTATTTAATTTCTGGCAATACACCGACTATTATGGCGGTTGGCACGGCACCGCAACAGCCGACGTTCCAGATCACTTATATAACCCAGACGGTCCAAGCGCATTTGAATTTGGAATTGTCGAAATTCCCAACCCAGCGTATACGAACGCAGCACACAAAAACGGCGCAAAATCTGTTGGCACGATTTATATTCCACGTGCCGGTCAGCCCTATGATCTGATTTTAAAGCAACGAGACGACGGCACATTTCCGATTGCTGAGAAGCTCATTGAAATGAAGGAATACTTCGGATTTGATGGATATTTTATCAATCAAGAAACCGCTATTAAGCCGAGCGATATTGATAAATATAAAGCTTTTACAAAAACGCTCATCGATGCTGGCGTCTATACGCAATGGTATGACACCATTGATGACCAAACAGGGAGCCTATCCTACCAACCGTCCCTTCTTCCGTCTCACAGCTCCTTCGTTAGAGATGATGATATCGGGGGCATGGTCAACTCCTCCATCTTTATGAACTATAACTGGAATTCACCTGATGGCTGGAATAATGGCGACAGCACAGATCAAACGTATATTAAAAATACCGTCGCTGAAGCCGAAAGGCGGGGCATTGATCCATTGAAAACCGTTTTTTCAGGGATCGAAGCCGGCTTAGGACAGTTTAGCGGCAGTCACAACTCAACACGAAATGCGGATGTGATCTTAGACAAGGAAACCGGAAATCCGCTCACGTCGCTCGCTACTTTAGGAGGAAATTTTGTGCAAACGGGACTTAAACAGCGTGCCGAAGACGATGATCAGTGGATGATCGCTGAACGTGAGAGAATGTGGTATACCGGCGTAAAGATTGACCCGACCGATACTGAAGAACAAAAAGGGTATGCGCGACCGGATGTGGGCGTCGACGACGCTTCCGAATGGACCGGTATATCACGCTACATTGCCGAGCGCTCAGTGATCGACGGAAGCACCTTTGCCACAAACTTTAATACAGGTCATGGCATGGAGTACTACGTCAACGGTCAAGTGTCCAATGACGAGCAATGGTCTAACATCAACGTTCAGGATATTCTCCCGACGTGGCAATGGTGGGTTGAGACAGATGGAACGAAGCTACAGGTCGATTTTGACTACGGAAATTCCGTAGAAAATGGTGACAAATTCACATATAAACAAATTGGTGCCTATCAAGGTGGAAGCTCACTCGTCGTCAACGGCACGCTGGACGCAAAGAATGTCGTCCGTCTTTATAAAACCGATATAAACGTCACCAATCAGTCTACAGCTTCGCTCACATTTAACAAGATCACTGCACCCGATCATTCTGAAATCCAGTTCGCACTGATCTTTAAAGACGCCCCGGATCAGGTTGAATATCTTCCTATCCCTAACAGCGGCGCCAAGACAAACGGATTTACCACGGCTGATTTAGATGTAAGCCACTTTGCAGGGCGAGAAATTGCGGCTCTCGGACTCGCTTTTGACCCTAAAGGTGAGGCCATCGATCAATATCAAGTCAATATTGGCGAACTCAAGATCACCGATGGCAAAGAATATACACCGAGCCAGCCAGCGGGCTTCAAAATCAAGCATAAGTACAACACGAATGAAGTCGATGTCGTCTGGGATCGTGAAGACTATGACACCGTCGAGCAATACAACGTGTATGCACAGCTCAAAAATGGAAAAAACGTCTTTTTAGGCGGCGTCTACGGTGAACATTTCTATATTAAGA
Above is a window of Litoribacterium kuwaitense DNA encoding:
- a CDS encoding bis-aminopropyl spermidine synthase family protein, with the protein product MLSTSTNVSFILFKKLQKKEGLPIHCIHHDLRHPLRKSIKGNYDVIFTDPPYTGEGLNLFLSRGISALKKQQGLPIFLSFAHKSPEFMLEMNRSFVKMGLCVTATLPHFNTYIGAQMIANRSQMMILKTTAATQVPKEWSLPYKEPLYTGEVRRSMRTYRCLRCGNDWHVGYKSSMKTIEQLKKTGCPSCHFHSFKHTGKSDS
- a CDS encoding helix-turn-helix domain-containing protein, with product MKPKGTAVIAIYESKHNEKDVVKSHHHSSHQLLYNLEGEGVCTLDYEEYPITPDSFIIIPPFTEHSISSKSKTTILVLEFDVRDYSEDVQQRLIAKVFQKGVVQQVSMFEGSELRQLLRKMLYEQSNANDLWEIALKVYMTELLFIIARSQQEVKYADTNTLRVERIKQYIETHYFDIKSAEDIASKLGVSKRYIQSIYKEHYGCTPMQYLTDVRLGVVKKLLLETDKDIVSICFEVGFESLATYYRLFKKQTGVPPKMYRKTYQGRVDERP
- a CDS encoding glycosyltransferase family 2 protein, with product MTNLLIVIMIFFWLMLIFYSFLTIAGVMERSRHKRQPLSSYPAVDILIPAHNEGKVIHKTLEAMSRIHYPGECHVYLLNDNSEDETPQIADEFDRLFTNIHHIRVPKGEPKGKSRVLNHGLSISKSPYFIVYDADNQPEPDAVTWLVEKAETTKDAAGAVGYVKTINIEKNWLTRMIGLEFQVHQLMMQSGRWLLFKIGSLTGTNMLLRREVIDELGGYDPYALAEDAELTMRIYAKGLVLPIVAESKTWEQEPEKVKTLVKQRTRWLQGNLYLLEKTFRSKAFWKNKTLLHTLHHLSVYLCFVILLAISHIFFVLGLFGLSTEFINSPLILFWYMSYIVFTIQHASAMVLDRTVNAQNSFTAIIMYFTYAQVFLILLVRSIILYVKARRKGKHVEWDKTVRF
- a CDS encoding endo-beta-N-acetylglucosaminidase, giving the protein MKRKCALLATALFMTFPHITEASMHPTGDAVFAENQPVTHGYRAIDIEHWSPETDPDAERLRAFVPLQERNEPFAATQANPSLSPDTEFFNLNGDYDFYFLGGTPYNNEFSKYLFNFWQYTDYYGGWHGTATADVPDHLYNPDGPSAFEFGIVEIPNPAYTNAAHKNGAKSVGTIYIPRAGQPYDLILKQRDDGTFPIAEKLIEMKEYFGFDGYFINQETAIKPSDIDKYKAFTKTLIDAGVYTQWYDTIDDQTGSLSYQPSLLPSHSSFVRDDDIGGMVNSSIFMNYNWNSPDGWNNGDSTDQTYIKNTVAEAERRGIDPLKTVFSGIEAGLGQFSGSHNSTRNADVILDKETGNPLTSLATLGGNFVQTGLKQRAEDDDQWMIAERERMWYTGVKIDPTDTEEQKGYARPDVGVDDASEWTGISRYIAERSVIDGSTFATNFNTGHGMEYYVNGQVSNDEQWSNINVQDILPTWQWWVETDGTKLQVDFDYGNSVENGDKFTYKQIGAYQGGSSLVVNGTLDAKNVVRLYKTDINVTNQSTASLTFNKITAPDHSEIQFALIFKDAPDQVEYLPIPNSGAKTNGFTTADLDVSHFAGREIAALGLAFDPKGEAIDQYQVNIGELKITDGKEYTPSQPAGFKIKHKYNTNEVDVVWDREDYDTVEQYNVYAQLKNGKNVFLGGVYGEHFYIKNLDKRTTALKLTAVGKDNTESAPAIISLNKTDYFATFNVDETDTGFDIEWKRKYPDVSEYAFDLRFTDGRTDVYTKTVAEAEKATAFQVPVQDDDRYLLEVSALDENSDVLDTISFTGKMKDSYSEPFDGSYYIDDDTLGIDVPSSDDWWHMYVTIDGEPVQPQNAFNDVMTDYFIRGFHDLHGLELPEDGAVIGIALEDYAGNMSEVKNIVFERDN
- a CDS encoding glycosyl hydrolase family 8 gives rise to the protein MGGLLTLLLILLTFLFTEDTSTETFVNDHFIKDNGEITTYMTSDDILSESIGLYMEYLVETEQKQAFDEQAALVRTKMDDGFIYWRFNAEANANASVDDLRIMRAFYGAHALWQEETYQTLGNEIKQFILSEQVKNNLIVDYYDMKSLMTANEVHLSYIDGRALRNFFPNNIQQAHTDILKRVSDDPFFLRYISLSKRNIRIRKKLI
- a CDS encoding bis-aminopropyl spermidine synthase family protein — its product is MEELFTKRPQVDVQLDQSHCTAETSVRRAILCLKERALIGKRILCVGDDNLVNVTIGMLLKKLFPRKLSFSTRIDVVDVDQRFLHFIQEIAEKRRITHSLYPP